A DNA window from Phragmites australis chromosome 11, lpPhrAust1.1, whole genome shotgun sequence contains the following coding sequences:
- the LOC133884831 gene encoding reticulon-like protein B1 produces MAEQHKEESVMDKISDKLHGRGGGSSSSSGSDDERSSAASAVKAKIYRLFGREKPVHSVLGGGKPADLFLWRNKRISGGVLAGATAIWLLFEVMDYHLLTLLCHCLILTLAILFLWSNASTFINKSPPNIPEVRIQEDLAVNIARSLRYEINRGFATLRLIGQGHDLKKFLIVIAGLWILSVLGSCCNFLTLSYIVFMVLYTVPVLYEKYEDKIDDFGEKAMIELKKYYAIFDEKCLSKIPKGPSKDKKQH; encoded by the exons ATGGCGGAGCAGCACAAGGAGGAGTCAGTGATGGACAAGATCTCGGACAAGCTCCACGGCCGCGGGGGcggctcctcgtcgtcgtcgggcTCGGACGACGAGCGGTCGTCGGCGGCGTCCGCCGTGAAGGCCAAGATCTACCGCCTCTTCGGCCGCGAGAAGCCCGTCCACTCCGTCCTCGGCGGCGGCAAGC CTGCCGATCTGTTTCTGTGGAGGAACAAGAGGATCTCTGGAGGGGTGCTCGCAGGCGCCACGGCCATCTGGCTGCTGTTTGAGGTCATGGACTACCACCTCCTAACTCTGCTATGCCATTGCCTCATCCTCACACTGGCCATCCTGTTCCTCTGGTCAAATGCGTCCACTTTCATCAACAA GTCTCCTCCTAACATCCCTGAGGTGAGGATCCAAGAGGACCTGGCTGTGAATATTGCACGTTCGCTGAGATATGAGATCAACAGGGGGTTTGCTACCTTGAGGCTGATCGGTCAAGGCCATGACCTGAAGAAATTTCTTATT GTGATTGCAGGACTGTGGATTCTTTCTGTTCTTGGGAGCTGCTGCAATTTCCTTACCCTGTCCTACATAG TCTTTATGGTATTGTACACTGTGCCGGTTCTGTACGAGAAGTATGAGGATAAGATTGATGATTTTGGAGAGAAGGCCATGATCGAGCTGAAGAAGTATTATGCCATCTTCGATGAGAAATGCCTATCAAAGATTCCGAAGGGTCCATCGAAAGATAAGAAGCAGCATTAG
- the LOC133885941 gene encoding F-box protein At5g52880-like, with product MPVRRRQPRRPETGAAERYREMGIGAALSRPWDYPTACGELATLLRLGYADLPKAAQALVLADVLLAFRLLLDVQTGYAVAAATGLLQAVEVTLPKQKKAQAASEFRHSVVAHKRRARVKQEPGSPHIPHDVLVHIFSFLDIRSLVAAGLVCWSWNSAANDNNLWKMNYSCFFGICHVSCNSIPVYGLQHSHGLVQNSTDSVSIDPNFSWKESFHNKYAECASWKFASNRALCGRCRSVIWLSNLTCASPHHCAKSGKDEVKLWPLLPDTVAEYILHDEDLAASSSESDDADSNSDYEYGHPRFWMLLDEMTLG from the exons ATGCCGGTGAGGCGGCGGCAGCCGCGGCGGCCGGAGACGGGCGCGGCGGAGAGGTACAGGGAGATGGGGATAGGGGCGGCGCTGTCGCGGCCGTGGGACTACCCCACGGCCTGCGGCGAGCTGGCCACCCTCCTGCGCCTCGGGTACGCAGACCTCCCCAAGGCCGCCCAGGCGCTCGTCCTCGCCGACGTGCTACTCGCGttccgcctcctcctcga TGTGCAGACAGGATATGCAGTAGCTGCAGCTACTGGTCTTCTCCAGGCAGTAGAAGTTACCCTACCAAAGCAAAAGAAGGCACAGGCTGCTTCAGAGTTCAGGCATTCTGTTGTTGCACATAAGAGGCGTGCAAGAGTAAAACAAGAACCAG GTTCACCACACATACCACATGATGTTCTTGTTCATATCTTCAGTTTTCTGGACATTCGTTCTTTGGTAGCAGCTGGTCTTGTCTGCTG GTCTTGGAATTCAGCTGCAAATGACAACAACCTGTGGAAGATGAATTACTCCTGTTTCTTCGGCATCTGCCATGTGAGTTGCAACAGCATACCTGTATATGGTTTACAGCACAGTCATGGTCTTGTGCAAAATAGCACGGATTCAGTGTCCATTGATCCAAATTTTAGCTGGAAAGAGTCCTTCCACAATAAGTATGCAG AATGCGCATCATGGAAATTTGCATCAAATAGAGCACTGTGTGGGCGTTGCAGATCAGTTATTTGGCTGAGCAACCTGACTTGTGCTTCTCCGCACCATTGCGCTAAGAGTGGAAAAGATGAAGTAAAATTATGGCCTCTGTTACCTGATACA GTTGCTGAATACATATTGCACGATGAAGATCTAGCAGCTTCATCATCTGAAAGTGACGACGCAGATAGTAATTCTGATTACGAGTATGGGCACCCAAGATTTTGGATGTTGTTGGACGAAATGACACTTGGATAG